CGCGTGGTTTTGATAAGGACGCTTTGAGTGAAGGGTTGCATAAAATGGCCTTAGACAATCAAGCGGTGAGTATCCTTGTTACTAAAGTGGAAGAAATCTTTAAAGATTCTGTCAATTACGGAGATGTTAAAGTCCCTATAGCCATGTAGGATTAGAACAACAAGCGTTCCTCGCTATCGTCTGTTCTTTTGGGGGTGGGGGTGATGGAATTGGGGGTTGAGTAGTAGGGGATTTTATCTACGATTTCTTTACGCAATCCTTTGGGGACATCAAACTTTCTTTTTAAAGAGGGTTCAATCGCTAAAATATTGCGCATGAAATACGAATACACAGGCGCGCTCACAACGCCTCCTGTCGCTCCTTTGCCAATAGGCGTGTTATCGTCCCTCCCAAACCAGATCGTGCTTTGTAAGGTGGGGGTAAAGCCAATGAACCAAGCGTCAATATTGTTGTTAGAAGTCCCGGTTTTACCAGCGATTTCCAAGCCTTTAATGCGAGCCAAACTCCCTGTGCCGTTTTCTACCGCATTCATCAGCGCTGAAAGGGTTAAAAAAGCTTGTTCTTTGGAAGTGATCTTTTTGGTTTCCATAGGCGTGAAAGTTTTGACTTCGTTTTGTTGGTTGGTGATGCTTTCAATGAGCATGGGTTTGAGCATGGTGCCGTAATTAGAAAATAGAGAATACTTTTCAGCCGCATCAATGGGTGAGATAGCAAAGCTCCCTAACACAATAGACAAATCTTTAGGGAGATTTTTAAACCCCATGTCGCTTAAAGATTGATAAATTTTTTCAAAGCCAAGCTGATCGCTTAAATTGATCGTAGCCAGATTTAACGAATGGCTCAAGGCTTCTTGCAAGGTTACAAGCCCTAAAAATTTGCGAGTATAATTGCTAGGGTGCCATGCGTGGTTTTGCGCGCTGTTTTTACTATAATTGCCATTTTCAAAATTTCGCGCGGTATCAGGGATTTTAGAAGTCGTGGAATAGCCATTATCAAAGGCGATTTGATACAAAAAAGGCTTGATCGCACTCCCAAATTGCCGTTTGGCTTGCGTGGCGCGATTGAAAGCGCTTTTTTTATAATCAATCCCCCCCACTAAAGCTAAAATCTTACCGGTGCTCGTTTCTGTAACTATCATGCTGGCGTTTAAGTTGTCTTCATCTTCATCATTAGATGCGTTAGTTTTTGGCTTCTCTTTAGCGATTTTTTCTAAGATTTTTTGATGCCCAAAACGCAAGGACTCTAACGCTAAGCGT
This DNA window, taken from Helicobacter pylori, encodes the following:
- a CDS encoding transglycosylase domain-containing protein; the encoded protein is MLKKIFYGFIVLFLIIIGLLAILIAQVWVTTDKDIAKIKDYRPGVASQILDRKGRLIANIYDKEFRFYARFEEIPPRFIESLLAVEDTLFFEHGGINLDAIMRAMIKNAKSGRYTEGGSTLTQQLVKNMVLTREKTLTRKLKEAIISIRIEKVLSKEEILERYLNQTFFGHGYYGVKTASLGYFKKPLDKLTLKEIAMLVALPRAPSFYDPTKNLEFSLSRANDILRRLYSLGWISSNQLKGALNEVPIVYNQTSTQNIAPYVVDEVLKQLDQLDGLKTQGYTIKLTIDLDYQRLALESLRFGHQKILEKIAKEKPKTNASNDEDEDNLNASMIVTETSTGKILALVGGIDYKKSAFNRATQAKRQFGSAIKPFLYQIAFDNGYSTTSKIPDTARNFENGNYSKNSAQNHAWHPSNYTRKFLGLVTLQEALSHSLNLATINLSDQLGFEKIYQSLSDMGFKNLPKDLSIVLGSFAISPIDAAEKYSLFSNYGTMLKPMLIESITNQQNEVKTFTPMETKKITSKEQAFLTLSALMNAVENGTGSLARIKGLEIAGKTGTSNNNIDAWFIGFTPTLQSTIWFGRDDNTPIGKGATGGVVSAPVYSYFMRNILAIEPSLKRKFDVPKGLRKEIVDKIPYYSTPNSITPTPKRTDDSEERLLF